A genomic window from Streptomyces sp. HUAS YS2 includes:
- a CDS encoding GNAT family N-acetyltransferase: MDTALPQESGQLSYRDAVEADVPVVVPLVESAYRGDSSRTGWTTEADILQGQRTDPEGVREVIAAPGSRLLLVERDGELIGCCQLEHRDEAAYFGMFAVRPGVQGGGLGKQILAEAERQARETWGVREMHMTVISVRDELIAYYERRGYRRTGRMTPFPYGDERFGLPQRADLQFELLVKVLA, translated from the coding sequence ATGGACACCGCACTGCCCCAGGAGTCCGGACAGCTCAGCTACCGGGACGCCGTCGAGGCGGACGTGCCCGTCGTCGTCCCGCTCGTCGAGTCCGCCTACCGCGGCGACTCCAGCCGCACCGGGTGGACCACCGAGGCGGACATCCTGCAGGGGCAGCGCACCGACCCCGAGGGTGTACGGGAGGTCATCGCCGCCCCGGGCTCGCGGCTGCTCCTCGTGGAGCGCGACGGCGAGCTGATCGGCTGCTGCCAGCTGGAGCACCGCGACGAGGCGGCGTACTTCGGCATGTTCGCGGTGCGTCCGGGCGTGCAGGGCGGCGGCCTGGGCAAGCAGATCCTCGCCGAGGCCGAGCGGCAGGCGCGCGAGACCTGGGGCGTGCGCGAGATGCACATGACCGTGATCTCGGTGCGCGACGAGCTGATCGCCTACTACGAGCGCCGCGGCTACCGCCGTACGGGACGGATGACGCCCTTCCCGTACGGCGACGAGCGCTTCGGCCTGCCGCAGCGCGCGGACCTGCAGTTCGAGCTGCTGGTGAAGGTCCTGGCCTGA
- a CDS encoding glycerophosphodiester phosphodiesterase, which produces MSFLTIGHRGVMGVEPENTLRSFVHAEHAGMDVIELDLHLSKDGALVVMHDAEVDRTTDGSGRIAELTLAELRGLDAGQGERIPVFEEVLDAVRAPLQAEIKDEAAARALADVMHRRDLVGRVEVSSFHDGAIAEISRLVPGARTALIASRWESDVVDRAKAVGAESLALNIRRLNLETVEHAHGEGLRVIGWVVNTQDHLRLVRALELDGATTDYPEIRRTGRFTA; this is translated from the coding sequence TTGAGTTTCCTCACCATCGGTCATCGCGGAGTCATGGGTGTCGAACCCGAGAACACCCTGCGCTCCTTCGTCCACGCCGAACACGCGGGCATGGACGTCATCGAGCTGGACCTCCACCTGAGCAAGGACGGCGCGCTCGTCGTCATGCACGACGCGGAGGTCGACCGGACGACGGACGGCAGCGGGCGCATCGCCGAGCTGACCCTCGCCGAGCTGCGCGGGCTCGACGCGGGCCAGGGCGAACGGATCCCGGTCTTCGAAGAGGTCCTGGACGCGGTGCGGGCGCCGCTCCAGGCGGAGATCAAGGACGAGGCGGCGGCCCGGGCGCTGGCGGACGTGATGCACCGGCGCGACCTGGTCGGCCGGGTCGAGGTCTCGTCCTTCCACGACGGGGCGATCGCCGAGATCTCCCGGCTGGTGCCCGGGGCCCGGACGGCACTGATCGCCAGTCGCTGGGAATCGGACGTCGTGGACCGGGCGAAGGCCGTCGGCGCGGAGAGCCTCGCGCTGAACATCCGGCGGCTGAACCTGGAGACGGTCGAGCACGCGCACGGCGAGGGCCTGCGGGTCATCGGCTGGGTGGTCAACACGCAGGACCACCTGCGGCTCGTCCGGGCGCTGGAACTGGACGGCGCGACGACCGACTACCCGGAGATCCGCCGCACCGGCCGCTTCACCGCCTGA
- a CDS encoding PadR family transcriptional regulator — MTSRQFPRRQEPRQEKPAELPPTAWAVLGLLSFPGERTGYDLKKWADASLRFFYWSPAISQIYAELRRLETLGYATSRRSGPEEARAKRRYAITEAGRTALADWAAEGDAGPVVLKHPLVLRIWLGHLAAPDRLRARVEEHLAHTRVALKEVRDALARTEGVTDWNHPRTALRWSERQHLAELELAEALLADLDRMAQERQGAADAPTGG, encoded by the coding sequence ATGACTAGTCGTCAGTTCCCGCGAAGACAAGAGCCGCGCCAGGAGAAGCCGGCCGAACTCCCGCCGACCGCCTGGGCGGTGCTCGGACTGCTCTCCTTCCCCGGCGAACGCACCGGGTACGACCTGAAGAAGTGGGCCGACGCCTCGCTGCGGTTCTTCTACTGGTCGCCCGCGATCAGCCAGATCTACGCCGAGCTGCGCCGGCTCGAGACGCTCGGGTACGCGACCTCCCGGCGCTCCGGCCCCGAGGAGGCCCGGGCCAAGCGGCGGTACGCGATCACCGAGGCCGGCCGCACCGCACTGGCGGACTGGGCGGCCGAGGGCGACGCCGGTCCGGTCGTGCTGAAGCACCCCCTGGTCCTGCGGATCTGGCTCGGCCACCTCGCCGCCCCGGACCGACTGCGCGCCCGGGTCGAGGAGCACCTCGCGCACACCCGCGTCGCACTGAAGGAGGTACGGGACGCGCTCGCCCGCACCGAGGGCGTGACCGACTGGAACCACCCGCGGACCGCACTGCGCTGGAGCGAGCGGCAGCACCTGGCCGAGCTGGAGCTGGCCGAGGCGCTCCTCGCGGACCTCGACCGGATGGCGCAGGAACGTCAAGGCGCGGCGGACGCGCCCACGGGCGGGTGA
- a CDS encoding LLM class flavin-dependent oxidoreductase: MKFSVIFEAQLADPTVEREHQVIRDCVEQAVLAEEMGFDRIWAVEHHSLKWYAHMSAPEIFLTWVAAKTRRIRVGHGVVCMPFNFNHPARVAERAAMLDLLSGGRLDLGAGRGGTAQETSLCGVDRDRTTQEVEEALRIIGKAWQEEELEYHGELIRIDPHPILPRPAQTPHPPLFLACSRTETLTQAAELGIGALVMGFAGPESIKEMRAAYDAARAARTGDRFVSTVVNDHFSVLCPTIVLDDAEEARRVGIRGQRFFAQSIGHWYGGAGVPDEAVVAGADEAAAMRQAAEQVVARLNEQRIPVRPTSTATFNADHAYGSAEDAIAYVERLRDAGADEIMCLIQMGTVPQEVCLETLRQWGAKVIPHFREGSRD; the protein is encoded by the coding sequence ATGAAGTTCTCCGTGATCTTCGAGGCGCAGCTGGCCGACCCGACGGTGGAGCGCGAGCACCAGGTCATCCGCGACTGCGTGGAGCAGGCGGTGCTCGCCGAGGAGATGGGCTTCGACCGGATCTGGGCGGTCGAGCACCACTCGCTCAAGTGGTACGCGCACATGTCCGCCCCTGAGATCTTCCTGACCTGGGTGGCGGCGAAGACCCGGCGCATCCGCGTCGGGCACGGCGTGGTCTGCATGCCGTTCAACTTCAACCACCCGGCCCGGGTGGCCGAGCGCGCCGCGATGCTCGATCTGCTCTCCGGCGGCCGGCTCGACCTGGGGGCGGGCCGCGGCGGCACCGCGCAGGAGACCTCGCTGTGCGGGGTGGACCGCGACCGCACCACGCAGGAGGTCGAGGAGGCCCTGCGGATCATCGGGAAGGCCTGGCAGGAGGAGGAGCTGGAGTACCACGGCGAGCTGATCAGGATCGATCCGCATCCGATCCTGCCCCGGCCCGCGCAGACTCCGCACCCGCCGCTCTTCCTCGCCTGCAGCCGGACCGAGACCCTGACCCAGGCCGCCGAACTGGGCATCGGCGCCCTGGTGATGGGCTTCGCGGGCCCGGAGTCGATCAAGGAGATGCGCGCGGCGTACGACGCGGCCCGAGCGGCCCGGACCGGCGACCGGTTCGTCTCCACCGTCGTCAACGACCACTTCTCCGTGCTCTGCCCGACGATCGTCCTCGACGACGCCGAGGAGGCCCGCCGGGTCGGCATCCGCGGCCAGCGGTTCTTCGCGCAGTCCATCGGCCACTGGTACGGGGGCGCGGGTGTCCCGGACGAGGCGGTCGTGGCCGGGGCCGACGAGGCGGCCGCGATGCGGCAGGCGGCCGAGCAGGTCGTCGCCCGGCTGAACGAGCAGCGCATCCCGGTGCGGCCGACGTCCACGGCCACCTTCAACGCGGACCACGCGTACGGCAGCGCGGAGGACGCCATCGCGTACGTGGAGCGGCTCCGCGACGCGGGGGCCGACGAGATCATGTGCCTGATCCAGATGGGGACCGTGCCGCAGGAGGTCTGTCTGGAGACCCTGCGCCAGTGGGGCGCGAAGGTCATTCCGCACTTCAGGGAGGGAAGTCGTGACTGA
- a CDS encoding alpha/beta hydrolase, translating to MTDDTRVRTPEPDRLDPAARPFVDLLTAVFPDVGGAVTDPVEARRILAAAPAHPAEPPAVGEVTDRTIPGPAGAPPIPVRIYRPEAGADAGPRPTVVFLHGGGWVLCGIDTHDRTCRSLCRESGAVVVSVDYRLAPEARFPAPVEDAYAAVCWAAEHVGELGGEPAALVVAGDSAGGNLAAATALLARDRGGPALAGQVLIYPATDLAGQPESYRTNGSGYYLTTAAMRWFRDQYLGPDGDPADPLASPLRADLTGLPPAHVITAGCDPLHDEGRAFAAALRAAGTPVTEDCRPAMFHGFLAMSEYLDEARQALRGAADAMAATLPDRKNHGDHGGSAG from the coding sequence GTGACTGACGACACCCGCGTACGCACCCCGGAGCCCGACCGGCTCGACCCGGCCGCCCGGCCCTTCGTCGACCTGCTGACCGCCGTCTTCCCCGACGTCGGCGGCGCGGTCACCGACCCCGTCGAGGCCCGCCGGATCCTCGCCGCCGCGCCGGCCCATCCCGCCGAGCCGCCTGCCGTCGGCGAGGTGACGGACCGGACGATCCCCGGCCCGGCGGGCGCGCCGCCGATACCGGTGCGGATCTACCGGCCCGAGGCCGGCGCGGACGCCGGGCCTCGCCCGACCGTGGTCTTCCTGCACGGCGGCGGCTGGGTGCTCTGCGGGATCGACACCCACGACCGGACCTGCCGCTCGCTGTGCCGGGAGTCCGGCGCCGTCGTCGTCTCGGTCGACTACCGGCTCGCGCCCGAGGCCCGGTTCCCCGCGCCCGTCGAGGACGCCTACGCGGCCGTGTGCTGGGCCGCGGAGCACGTCGGGGAGCTGGGCGGCGAACCGGCCGCGCTGGTGGTCGCCGGGGACAGCGCGGGCGGCAACCTGGCCGCCGCGACGGCGCTGCTCGCCCGGGACCGGGGCGGTCCTGCCCTCGCCGGCCAGGTGCTCATCTATCCGGCGACCGACCTGGCCGGGCAGCCGGAGTCGTACCGGACCAACGGATCCGGCTACTACCTCACCACCGCCGCCATGCGCTGGTTCCGGGACCAGTACCTCGGCCCGGACGGCGACCCGGCCGATCCGCTGGCCTCTCCGCTGCGCGCCGACCTCACCGGGCTGCCGCCCGCGCACGTGATCACGGCCGGCTGCGATCCGCTGCACGACGAGGGCCGGGCCTTCGCCGCCGCGCTGCGGGCGGCCGGGACGCCGGTCACCGAGGACTGCCGGCCGGCGATGTTCCACGGCTTCCTGGCGATGTCCGAGTACCTGGACGAAGCCCGGCAGGCCTTGCGGGGAGCGGCGGATGCGATGGCCGCGACGCTGCCGGACAGGAAAAATCACGGTGACCATGGGGGGTCGGCAGGATAA
- a CDS encoding DUF6421 family protein, with protein sequence MTEILEQDAIGGGIGTGERVVDHPAWSELKNAVEEIRPWQSKDGSIDFDAEGAPSRSLVEKTLDRVVASVEALSPLVPHDIAYHRALVVDLRKWAEQGFGVPDFLDSLLAFHPAADRADGLQRLVLFPMYTQNGNLDRNFEAVVLRMVWPEWLSELEATRYDNPGFCGITFEDFTAGYDTNSAVLFPETVAVREAPERFTWGGIFCDREAARFRAVTDEAVRILGLQLPADIEAMVADQKRCEQAFVLWDMVHDRTHSHGDLPFDPFMIKQRQPFWMYGLEELRCDLTAFKEAVKLEAEGNSHGRDVQYAVLFDRMFRFPVSGDRNRNYDGLGGQLLFAYLHKHDVVRWTDNTLKIDWQRAPEVTNQLCAEIEKLYRDGIDRPKLVHWFAAYDLVSTYLAPHPGSKWAKGPEALDLTQQPRKLVDDVLPDEFPLSMFYEALSKKLKGVIAATKGITATSAAGSEQAAA encoded by the coding sequence ATGACGGAAATTCTTGAGCAGGATGCGATCGGTGGGGGCATAGGCACCGGCGAGCGAGTGGTGGACCACCCTGCCTGGTCAGAGCTCAAGAACGCCGTGGAGGAGATCCGCCCCTGGCAGTCCAAGGACGGATCCATCGACTTCGACGCCGAGGGCGCGCCGTCCCGCTCCCTCGTCGAGAAGACCCTCGACCGGGTCGTCGCCTCGGTCGAGGCCCTCTCCCCGCTGGTCCCGCACGACATCGCGTACCACCGTGCGCTCGTCGTCGACCTGCGCAAGTGGGCCGAGCAGGGCTTCGGCGTGCCGGACTTCCTGGACTCGCTGCTGGCGTTCCACCCCGCCGCCGACCGCGCGGACGGCCTGCAGCGCCTCGTGCTGTTCCCGATGTACACGCAGAACGGCAACCTGGACCGCAACTTCGAGGCCGTCGTGCTGCGCATGGTGTGGCCCGAGTGGCTCTCCGAGCTGGAGGCCACCCGGTACGACAACCCCGGCTTCTGCGGCATCACCTTCGAGGACTTCACGGCCGGCTACGACACCAACTCGGCCGTCCTCTTCCCCGAGACCGTCGCGGTCCGCGAGGCTCCCGAGCGCTTCACCTGGGGCGGCATCTTCTGCGACCGCGAGGCCGCGCGCTTCCGCGCCGTCACCGATGAAGCGGTCCGCATCCTCGGCCTGCAGCTCCCCGCGGACATCGAGGCGATGGTCGCCGACCAGAAGCGCTGCGAGCAGGCCTTCGTGCTCTGGGACATGGTCCACGACCGCACCCACAGCCACGGCGACCTGCCGTTCGACCCCTTCATGATCAAGCAGCGCCAGCCGTTCTGGATGTACGGCCTGGAGGAGCTGCGCTGCGACCTCACCGCCTTCAAGGAGGCCGTGAAGCTCGAGGCCGAGGGCAACTCGCACGGGCGCGACGTGCAGTACGCGGTGCTCTTCGACCGGATGTTCCGCTTCCCCGTCTCCGGCGACCGCAACCGCAACTACGACGGCCTCGGCGGCCAGCTGCTCTTCGCGTACCTGCACAAGCACGACGTGGTGCGCTGGACCGACAACACGCTGAAGATCGACTGGCAGCGTGCCCCCGAGGTCACCAACCAGCTCTGCGCCGAGATCGAGAAGCTGTACCGCGACGGCATCGACCGCCCGAAGCTGGTCCACTGGTTCGCCGCGTACGACCTGGTCTCCACCTACCTCGCCCCGCACCCGGGCTCGAAGTGGGCGAAGGGCCCCGAGGCCCTCGACCTGACCCAGCAGCCGCGCAAGCTCGTCGACGACGTGCTTCCGGACGAGTTTCCGCTCAGCATGTTCTATGAGGCCCTTTCCAAGAAGCTCAAGGGTGTGATCGCCGCCACGAAGGGGATCACGGCCACGAGCGCGGCGGGGTCCGAGCAGGCTGCCGCGTGA